The Musa acuminata AAA Group cultivar baxijiao chromosome BXJ1-3, Cavendish_Baxijiao_AAA, whole genome shotgun sequence genome window below encodes:
- the LOC103978087 gene encoding patellin-6-like: MEASQATSEPVHFSKPATKRSLLSSLMEATTGATAVSTVPDSSPSFKEDTYLLSTLKSSEQKALRELKQLLSACPTPISMWGVPLDPSAPGDDRADVVLLKFLRARDFDAGQAHDMLLRCAEWRREFGADGVTEEELVGFKELEGVVAYMHGWDRRGHPVCYNAYGVFRDKAVYESVLGNPEKLKRFLRWRIQVMERGVRLLQLRPGGVNSIIQVTDLKDMPKRQLRTASNHILSLFQDNYPEMVTRKVFVNVPWYFTVMYSMIGPFLTERTKSKFVIAREGHVAETLYRFIRPEFVPVKYGGLSRPGDLQNGPPKPATEFTIKGGERMSLEIDGIEGGATITWDMVVGGWDLDYGAEYVPSDAGGYTVVVEKTRRIPATADEPIHHVFTAKEAGKMVLSVDNTNSRRRKVAAYRYFVCRSSSS, translated from the exons ATGGAGGCATCTCAAGCAACCAGTGAGCCCGTTCATTTTTCCAAACCTGCCACCAAGCGAAGCCTGTTGAGCTCTCTCATGGAGGCCACAACCGGCGCCACGGCGGTCTCCACCGTCCCCGACAGCTCCCCTTCGTTCAAGGAGGACACCTACCTCCTCTCCACCCTCAAGTCGTCCGAGCAGAAGGCACTTCGGGAGCTCAAGCAGCTCCTCTCCGCCTGCCCCACGCCCATCTCCATGTGGGGCGTGCCACTCGACCCCTCCGCGCCCGGCGACGACCGGGCCGACGTCGTCCTCCTCAAGTTCCTGCGAGCCCGCGACTTCGACGCGGGGCAGGCGCACGACATGTTGCTGCGGTGCGCGGAGTGGCGACGGGAGTTCGGCGCCGACGGGGTGACGGAGGAGGAGCTGGTGGGGTTCAAGGAGCTGGAGGGCGTGGTGGCGTACATGCACGGCTGGGACCGGCGCGGCCACCCCGTGTGCTACAACGCCTACGGCGTATTCAGGGATAAGGCCGTGTACGAGAGCGTGCTGGGCAACCCCGAGAAGCTGAAGCGCTTCCTCCGGTGGCGCATCCAGGTCATGGAGCGCGGCGTCCGCCTGCTCCAGCTCCGTCCCGGCGGCGTCAACTCCATCATCCAGGTCACCGACCTCAAGGACATGCCCAAGCGCCAGCTCCGAACCGCCTCCAATCACATCCTCTCCCTCTTTCAGGACAATTACCCTGAAATGGTCACGAGAAAG GTGTTCGTCAACGTGCCGTGGTATTTTACCGTGATGTACTCAATGATCGGTCCATTTCTGACGGAGAGGACGAAGAGCAAGTTCGTGATCGCCAGAGAAGGGCATGTGGCTGAGACGCTCTACAG GTTCATCAGGCCGGAGTTCGTGCCGGTGAAGTACGGAGGGCTGAGCAGGCCCGGGGATCTCCAGAACGGCCCACCCAAGCCAGCCACCGAGTTCACCATCAAAGGTGGAGAAAGAATGAGCCTTGAGATCGACGGCATTGAG GGAGGGGCGACCATCACCTGGGACATGGTGGTGGGAGGATGGGACTTAGACTACGGCGCTGAGTACGTGCCGAGCGACGCTGGAGGCTACACGGTCGTCGTGGAGAAGACGAGGAGGATTCCGGCCACGGCAGACGAGCCGATCCACCATGTGTTCACTGCCAAGGAGGCAGGGAAGATGGTGCTGTCCGTAGACAACACCAACTCGAGGAGAAGGAAGGTGGCTGCTTACAGATACTTCGTCTGCAGATCATCATCTTCTTAG
- the LOC135619613 gene encoding laccase-3-like, translating into MEVLKDSIIQCLLLLLLFGCASAEVHHHEFVVEATPVKRLCRTHNIITVNGQYPGPTLAVRDGDTLVVDVINRAKYNVTLHWHGVRQLRTAWADGPEFVTQCPIRPGGSYTYRFTIEEQEGTLWWHAHSSWLRATVHGALIIYPKHGSYPFPKPKKEIPVILGEWWNEDPIRVVRRAARTGAAPNVSDAFTINGQPGDLYKCSNKETTVFTVAPGETNLLRFINAALNNEHFISIAGHKMTVVAADAAYTKPFTTSVLMLAPGQTTDVLLTTDQPAGRYYMAAHAYASARGVAFDNTTTTAILEYTNSGCPTKNRPGVRPAFPMLPAFNDTPTATAFAAGIRSPRPVKIPSPIDHHLFFTVGLGLFNCPPARRCGGPNGTRFGASMNNVSFQLPTRLSILQAYHMGVRGVFTTDFPAAPPVQFDYTAANISRALWQPVPGTKLYPLKYGSVVQLVLQGTNIFAGEEHPMHIHGYHFYVLATGFGNFDPARDATSFNLVDPPLRNTVGVPVNGWAVIRFVADNPGVWLMHCHLDVHITWGLAMAFLVENGVGKLQSLEPPPADLPRC; encoded by the exons ATGGAGGTTCTCAAGGACTCAATCATCCAATGcttgctgttgttgctgctgttTGGCTGTGCCAGTGCTGAAGTCCACCACCATGAGTTCGTG gTGGAAGCGACGCCAGTGAAGAGGCTGTGCAGGACCCACAACATCATCACAGTCAACGGCCAGTACCCCGGCCCGACGCTGGCGGTCAGGGACGGGGACACGCTCGTGGTCGACGTCATCAACCGGGCCAAGTACAACGTCACGCTTCACTG GCACGGCGTTCGGCAGCTGCGGACGGCGTGGGCTGACGGCCCCGAGTTCGTGACGCAGTGCCCCATCAGGCCCGGCGGCAGCTACACGTACCGGTTCACGATCGAGGAGCAGGAAGGCACGCTGTGGTGGCACGCGCACAGCTCCTGGCTCAGAGCCACCGTCCACGGCGCTCTCATCATCTACCCTAAACATGGCTCCTACCCTTTCCCTAAGCCCAAGAAAGAAATCCCCGTTATCCTTG GGGAGTGGTGGAACGAGGATCCCATTCGTGTAGTGCGGCGGGCGGCGAGGACCGGAGCCGCCCCAAATGTGTCCGATGCCTTCACAATCAATGGCCAGCCCGGCGATCTCTACAAATGCTCCAACAAAG AGACGACGGTGTTCACGGTGGCGCCCGGTGAGACCAACCTGCTGCGGTTCATCAACGCGGCCCTCAATAACGAGCACTTCATCAGCATCGCTGGCCACAAAATGACGGTGGTGGCGGCCGACGCCGCCTACACCAAGCCCTTCACCACCTCGGTCCTTATGCTGGCGCCGGGGCAGACGACCGACGTGCTCCTCACAACCGACCAGCCGGCCGGGCGCTACTACATGGCCGCCCACGCCTACGCCAGCGCTCGCGGCGTCGCCTTCGacaacaccaccaccaccgccattcTCGAGTACACCAACAGCGGGTGCCCCACCAAGAACCGCCCCGGAGTCCGCCCAGCGTTCCCGATGCTCCCGGCCTTCAACGACACGCCCACCGCCACTGCCTTCGCCGCCGGCATCAGAAGCCCACGCCCCGTCAAGATACCTAGCCCCATCGACCACCACCTCTTCTTCACCGTTGGACTGGGCCTGTTCAACTGCCCACCCGCCCGGCGCTGCGGCGGCCCCAACGGAACCCGTTTCGGCGCCAGCATGAACAACGTCTCCTTCCAGCTGCCTACCCGCCTCTCCATCCTGCAAGCCTATCACATGGGAGTGCGGGGGGTGTTCACCACCGACTTCCCGGCGGCGCCACCGGTCCAGTTCGATTACACCGCCGCCAACATCAGCCGGGCGCTGTGGCAGCCTGTGCCAGGGACGAAGTTGTACCCGCTCAAGTACGGGTCGGTGGTGCAGCTGGTGCTGCAGGGCACCAACATCTTCGCGGGGGAGGAGCACCCCATGCACATCCACGGGTACCACTTTTACGTGCTGGCGACCGGGTTCGGCAACTTCGACCCCGCGAGGGACGCCACCAGCTTCAACCTGGTGGACCCGCCGCTACGGAACACGGTGGGGGTGCCGGTGAACGGGTGGGCGGTGATCCGGTTCGTGGCGGACAACCCGGGTGTGTGGCTGATGCACTGCCACCTCGACGTGCACATCACCTGGGGCTTGGCCATGGCGTTCCTGGTGGAGAACGGCGTCGGCAAGCTGCAGTCTCTGGAGCCGCCTCCGGCTGACCTTCCTCGGTGCTGA
- the LOC135582806 gene encoding sorting nexin 2B-like isoform X2 produces the protein MMGLEAFLGFASIRARKERESLARSDAAASDCRTAIPSSLPSDVDPLLFPIPRGGDSPPPSSSSVLEPPSYADVVFSPFESSNGASDQGPFLRLDASPRSARAVASDYRRIAVSDPQTEVEASNSLVPGGTTYVTYLITTRVRPGSDDAGPEFSVRRRFRDVVTLADRLSEAYRGFFIPPRPDKNLVDSQIMQKHEFVEHRRLALEKYLRRLAEHPVIGKSDELRVFLQEKGKLPLPTTTDVASRMMDGAVRLPKQLFGEWAAAQVASQDIVQPAKGGRDLLRIFKELKQAVVNDWSGVKPSVVEDKEFLERKEKMQDLEWQLTPASQQAEALIRSQQDVGEIMGGLGLTFIKLIKFETEESVYRSQRIRVADTKNVATAAVKASRLYQELNAHTVKHLDTLHEYLGLMVAVRSAFSDRTSTLLTVQTLMSDLTTLNTRVEKLEAASSKIFGGDRSRLRKVDELRETIRVTEDAKSCAIREYDRIKKNNRNELDRLDREKHDDFLSMLKGFVINQVGYSEKIASVWATVAEETSRYARDNN, from the exons ATGATGGGTCTGGAGGCGTTCTTAGGGTTTGCCTCAATCAGGGCGAGAAAAGAGAGGGAGAGCCTCGCCCGCTCCGACGCCGCCGCCTCAGACTGCCGCACCGCCATACCCTCCTCCCTTCCCTCCGACGTAGATCCCCTCCTCTTTCCCATTCCCCGCGGCGGTGACTCCCCTCCGCCGTCGTCCTCCTCCGTCCTCGAGCCGCCTTCCTACGCAGACGTTGTCTTCAGCCCCTTTGAATCCAGCAATGGCGCGTCCGATCAGGGGCCCTTCCTTCGCCTCGATGCCTCCCCCAGATCTGCCCGCGCCGTCGCCTCCGATTACCGCCGTATCGCCGTATCCGACCCGCAGACAGAGGTGGAGGCCTCGAACTCGCTCGTCCCAGGCGGGACGACCTACGTCACCTACCTCATTACCACCCGCGTCCGTCCGGGCTCCGATGACGCCGGCCCCGAGTTCAGCGTCCGGCGGCGGTTCCGCGACGTTGTGACGCTCGCTGACCGGCTTTCTGAGGCATACCGCGGCTTCTTCATCCCGCCGCGGCCTGATAAGAACCTGGTCGATAGCCAGATAATGCAGAAGCACGAGTTTGTGGAGCACCGACGGTTGGCGCTCGAGAAGTACCTGCGGAGGCTCGCGGAGCACCCGGTTATTGGGAAAAGTGATGAGCTTAGGGTGTTCCTGCAGGAAAAGGGGAAGCTGCCGCTGCCAACGACGACCGACGTGGCTTCGAGGATGATGGATGGGGCGGTACGGCTGCCGAAGCAGCTGTTCGGGGAGTGGGCGGCCGCACAAGTCGCGTCACAGGACATCGTCCAGCCTGCGAAGGGCGGCAGGGATTTGCTGAGGATATTTAAGGAATTGAAGCAGGCCGTGGTCAATGACTGGAGTGGAGTGAAGCCATCGGTCGTGGAGGACAAGGAGTTTttggagaggaaggagaagatgcAGGACCTCGAATGGCAGCTGACCCCCGCATCACAGCAG GCTGAAGCTCTTATTAGATCACAACAAGATGTCGGTGAAATAATGGGAGGGTTGGGTTTGACCTTCATCAAACTGATAAAGTTTGAGACTGAGGAGAGTGTATACCGCTCGCAGAGGATACGAGTTGCTGACACCAAAAATGTAGCAACTGCTGCAGTAAAAGCAAGCAGATTATATCAAGAATTGAATGCTCATACTGTCAAACATCTG GACACACTGCATGAGTATCTAGGACTAATGGTAGCTGTTCGCAGTGCATTCTCAGACAGAACTAGCACTCTGTTGACTGTGCAAACACTAATGTCGGATTTAACAACCTTGAATACAAGGGTTGAGAAACTTGAAGCTGCATCCTCAAAGATATTTGGTGGTGACAGATCAAGACTCCGTAAAGTGGATGAACTAAGAGAAACAATAAGAGTCACCGAGGATGCAAAAAGCTGTGCAATAAGAGAGTATGACAGGATAAAG AAAAACAACCGGAATGAGCTTGATAGGCTAGACAGAGAAAAGCATGATGATTTTCTCAGCATGCTGAAAGGGTTTGTAATAAATCAG GTTGGATATTCTGAAAAGATTGCAAGTGTCTGGGCTACCGTTGCGGAAGAAACTAGTAGATATGCAAGAGACAACAATTAG
- the LOC135582806 gene encoding sorting nexin 2B-like isoform X1, with protein sequence MMGLEAFLGFASIRARKERESLARSDAAASDCRTAIPSSLPSDVDPLLFPIPRGGDSPPPSSSSVLEPPSYADVVFSPFESSNGASDQGPFLRLDASPRSARAVASDYRRIAVSDPQTEVEASNSLVPGGTTYVTYLITTRVRPGSDDAGPEFSVRRRFRDVVTLADRLSEAYRGFFIPPRPDKNLVDSQIMQKHEFVEHRRLALEKYLRRLAEHPVIGKSDELRVFLQEKGKLPLPTTTDVASRMMDGAVRLPKQLFGEWAAAQVASQDIVQPAKGGRDLLRIFKELKQAVVNDWSGVKPSVVEDKEFLERKEKMQDLEWQLTPASQQQAEALIRSQQDVGEIMGGLGLTFIKLIKFETEESVYRSQRIRVADTKNVATAAVKASRLYQELNAHTVKHLDTLHEYLGLMVAVRSAFSDRTSTLLTVQTLMSDLTTLNTRVEKLEAASSKIFGGDRSRLRKVDELRETIRVTEDAKSCAIREYDRIKKNNRNELDRLDREKHDDFLSMLKGFVINQVGYSEKIASVWATVAEETSRYARDNN encoded by the exons ATGATGGGTCTGGAGGCGTTCTTAGGGTTTGCCTCAATCAGGGCGAGAAAAGAGAGGGAGAGCCTCGCCCGCTCCGACGCCGCCGCCTCAGACTGCCGCACCGCCATACCCTCCTCCCTTCCCTCCGACGTAGATCCCCTCCTCTTTCCCATTCCCCGCGGCGGTGACTCCCCTCCGCCGTCGTCCTCCTCCGTCCTCGAGCCGCCTTCCTACGCAGACGTTGTCTTCAGCCCCTTTGAATCCAGCAATGGCGCGTCCGATCAGGGGCCCTTCCTTCGCCTCGATGCCTCCCCCAGATCTGCCCGCGCCGTCGCCTCCGATTACCGCCGTATCGCCGTATCCGACCCGCAGACAGAGGTGGAGGCCTCGAACTCGCTCGTCCCAGGCGGGACGACCTACGTCACCTACCTCATTACCACCCGCGTCCGTCCGGGCTCCGATGACGCCGGCCCCGAGTTCAGCGTCCGGCGGCGGTTCCGCGACGTTGTGACGCTCGCTGACCGGCTTTCTGAGGCATACCGCGGCTTCTTCATCCCGCCGCGGCCTGATAAGAACCTGGTCGATAGCCAGATAATGCAGAAGCACGAGTTTGTGGAGCACCGACGGTTGGCGCTCGAGAAGTACCTGCGGAGGCTCGCGGAGCACCCGGTTATTGGGAAAAGTGATGAGCTTAGGGTGTTCCTGCAGGAAAAGGGGAAGCTGCCGCTGCCAACGACGACCGACGTGGCTTCGAGGATGATGGATGGGGCGGTACGGCTGCCGAAGCAGCTGTTCGGGGAGTGGGCGGCCGCACAAGTCGCGTCACAGGACATCGTCCAGCCTGCGAAGGGCGGCAGGGATTTGCTGAGGATATTTAAGGAATTGAAGCAGGCCGTGGTCAATGACTGGAGTGGAGTGAAGCCATCGGTCGTGGAGGACAAGGAGTTTttggagaggaaggagaagatgcAGGACCTCGAATGGCAGCTGACCCCCGCATCACAGCAG CAGGCTGAAGCTCTTATTAGATCACAACAAGATGTCGGTGAAATAATGGGAGGGTTGGGTTTGACCTTCATCAAACTGATAAAGTTTGAGACTGAGGAGAGTGTATACCGCTCGCAGAGGATACGAGTTGCTGACACCAAAAATGTAGCAACTGCTGCAGTAAAAGCAAGCAGATTATATCAAGAATTGAATGCTCATACTGTCAAACATCTG GACACACTGCATGAGTATCTAGGACTAATGGTAGCTGTTCGCAGTGCATTCTCAGACAGAACTAGCACTCTGTTGACTGTGCAAACACTAATGTCGGATTTAACAACCTTGAATACAAGGGTTGAGAAACTTGAAGCTGCATCCTCAAAGATATTTGGTGGTGACAGATCAAGACTCCGTAAAGTGGATGAACTAAGAGAAACAATAAGAGTCACCGAGGATGCAAAAAGCTGTGCAATAAGAGAGTATGACAGGATAAAG AAAAACAACCGGAATGAGCTTGATAGGCTAGACAGAGAAAAGCATGATGATTTTCTCAGCATGCTGAAAGGGTTTGTAATAAATCAG GTTGGATATTCTGAAAAGATTGCAAGTGTCTGGGCTACCGTTGCGGAAGAAACTAGTAGATATGCAAGAGACAACAATTAG
- the LOC135619620 gene encoding PRA1 family protein B2-like encodes MASAAPPILPVSTAGGGGGAATASAPAISVPALRLFLSRLSDSARRSLAHRRPWSELLDRTAFARPDSLSDAASRLRKNLAYFRVNYLALLAAALALSLLSHPFSLLLLLALLAAWAFLYLFRPADAPPLVLFRRPFSDREVLAGLVLITLLVVFLTSVGSLIVSALTVGAAIVCVHGAFRLPEDLFLDEQDPGGPSGGLLSFLGGAPASGPAVLV; translated from the coding sequence ATGGCATCCGCTGCGCCACCCATCCTCCCCGTGTCCACcgcgggcggcggcggcggggccgCCACTGCCTCCGCCCCAGCGATCTCTGTCCCCGCCCTCCGCCTATTCCTCTCCCGGCTCTCCGACTCCGCCCGCCGCTCCCTCGCCCACCGACGCCCCTGGTCGGAGCTCCTCGACCGCACCGCCTTCGCCCGCCCGGACTCCCTCTCGGACGCCGCCTCCCGCCTCCGCAAGAACCTCGCCTACTTCCGCGTCAACTACCTGGCGCTCCTCGCCGCAGCCCTCGCCCTGTCCCTGCTCTCCCACcccttctccctcctcctcctcctcgcgctCCTCGCCGCCTGGGCCTTCCTCTACCTCTTCCGCCCCGCCGACGCCCCCCCGCTCGTCCTCTTCCGCCGCCCCTTCTCCGACCGCGAGGTCCTCGCGGGCCTCGTCCTCATCACCCTCCTCGTCGTCTTCCTCACCTCCGTCGGATCCCTCATCGTCTCCGCACTCACGGTCGGCGCCGCCATCGTCTGCGTCCATGGCGCCTTCCGGTTGCCGGAGGACCTCTTCCTGGACGAGCAGGATCCGGGGGGGCCCTCCGGCGGCCTCTTGTCGTTCCTCGGCGGGGCCCCGGCCTCCGGCCCCGCCGTCCTCGTCTGA
- the LOC103978089 gene encoding protein trichome birefringence-like 35, with protein MRRWSRTSVQLFLFLVVFSLLLLSSIVHDERAIRTREASTAHPSFPTHSVTETFDGLDWSNACTTVRSYRSKSSPAAERRRQHQSREEGCDVFSGRWVYDNSSHPLYEEASCPYMSDQLACRKHGRPDEEYQRWRWQPHGCNLNKWNATEMLEKLRGKRLMFVGDSLNRGQWISMVCMVQSAIPDGKKSMTPNAALTIFRAEEYDATIEFYWAPLLVESNSDDPVNHRSNDRIIGPDALGKHAGQWEKADILVFNSYLWWRSGQKIKLLWKPDDDGICEEANGLDAMKLAMETWADWVASTVNHLAQKVFFVTMSPTHLWSREWNPGSEGNCFQETNPIDEEGYWGSGSDMHTMQMVGSILGRLQTKVVVLNITQLSEYRKDGHPSIYRKFWETHSPQQLANPVSYADCIHWCLPGVPDVWNELLFNSL; from the exons ATGCGGAGATGGAGCAGGACGAGTGTACAGCTCTTCCTCTTCCTGGTCGTCTTCTCCCTCTTGCTGCTCTCCTCCATTGTCCACGACGAGAGAGCCATAAGAACTCGAGAGGCCTCCACCGCACACCCCTCGTTCCCCACGCACTCTGTCACAGAGACTTTTG ATGGTCTGGATTGGTCGAACGCGTGTACTACGGTCAGGAGCTACAGAAGCAAATCGAGCCCTGCGGCGGAGCGCCGAAGGCAGCACCAGAGCAGGGAGGAAGGATGCGATGTGTTCTCCGGGAGGTGGGTGTATGACAACAGTTCACATCCCCTGTACGAGGAAGCTTCATGCCCTTACATGTCGGACCAGTTGGCGTGCCGGAAGCATGGCCGGCCGGATGAGGAGTACCAGAGGTGGCGATGGCAGCCTCATGGCTGCAACTTGAACAA ATGGAATGCCACAGAGATGCTGGAGAAGCTGAGAGGAAAAAGACTGATGTTTGTGGGTGATTCTCTAAACAGAGGACAGTGGATATCCATGGTGTGCATGGTTCAGTCTGCCATTCCAGATGGGAAGAAATCTATGACACCAAATGCAGCTTTAACAATCTTTAGGGCAGAA GAATATGATGCCACGATAGAGTTTTACTGGGCACCACTGCTTGTGGAATCAAATTCTGATGACCCAGTGAACCACAGATCAAATGACAGGATCATCGGACCAGATGCGCTGGGTAAACATGCAGGTCAGTGGGAGAAAGCAGACATTCTTGTCTTCAACTCTTATCTATGGTGGAGGAGTGGCCAAAAGATTAAGTTATT GTGGAAACCTGATGATGATGGGATCTGTGAAGAGGCCAATGGACTGGATGCCATGAAGTTGGCCATGGAGACGTGGGCGGATTGGGTTGCATCCACCGTGAACCATTTGGCACAGAAGGTCTTCTTCGTCACCATGTCACCTACACATCTCTG GAGCAGGGAGTGGAATCCAGGAAGTGAGGGGAACTGCTTTCAGGAGACAAACCCTATCGACGAGGAAGGTTACTGGGGAAGTGGATCTGACATGCACACCATGCAAATGGTGGGAAGCATTCTGGGCAGGCTGCAGACAAAGGTTGTGGTGCTGAACATTACTCAGCTATCAGAGTACAGGAAAGATGGGCATCCTTCCATCTACAGGAAGTTTTGGGAGACACACAGCCCACAGCAGCTAGCAAATCCTGTTAGCTATGCTGACTGCATCCACTGGTGCTTGCCAGGAGTCCCTGATGTTTGGAATGAGCTGCTGTTCAACTCTTTGTGA
- the LOC135636858 gene encoding abscisic acid receptor PYL4-like — translation MPSIPPPKPSTQFQMVTAVERCTAHALPEAVARHHEHAAGPKQCCSAVVQAVVAPVGAVWSVVRRFDEPQAYKHFVKSCRVVGGNGGVGTLREVRVVSGLPAATSTERLEVLDDEHHVLSFRVVGGDHRLANYRSVTTLHPTAGGGGGTEVVESYVVDVPPGNTREDTRVFVDTIVKCNLQSLARTAEALHRRHVAAAPTATP, via the coding sequence ATGCCTTCCATTCCTCCTCCCAAGCCGTCCACCCAATTCCAAATGGTGACCGCCGTGGAGCGGTGCACGGCGCACGCGCTGCCGGAGGCGGTGGCGAGGCACCACGAGCACGCGGCGGGACCGAAGCAGTGCTGCTCGGCGGTAGTGCAGGCGGTGGTGGCGCCGGTTGGCGCGGTGTGGTCGGTGGTGCGGCGCTTCGACGAGCCGCAGGCGTACAAGCACTTCGTGAAGAGCTGCCGCGTCGTGGGCGGCAACGGCGGGGTGGGCACGCTCCGGGAGGTGCGCGTCGTGTCGGGCCTGCCGGCGGCGACCAGCACCGAGCGGCTCGAGGTCCTGGACGACGAGCACCACGTGCTCAGCTTCCGGGTGGTCGGCGGCGACCACCGCCTCGCCAACTACCGGTCCGTCACCACGCTTCACCCAACagcgggcggcggcggcggcactgAGGTCGTGGAGTCGTACGTGGTGGACGTGCCGCCGGGCAACACCAGGGAGGACACGCGCGTGTTCGTCGACACCATCGTCAAGTGCAACCTCCAATCCCTGGCGCGCACCGCCGAAGCCCTTCACCGGCGCCACGTCGCCGCCGCGCCGACGGCGACCCCGTGA